AAAACGGTGTGAAGGCGTCCGTTACCTACTGGGGCGCACAGGTGCCTGCCGATTTCCTGGCACGTCCGGGTATCGCGTTCAATAATACCCCTGAGCAGGTGCTTACCCAGAAATATTTTGCCTTGTTCTTTAACGATATGCAGCAGTGGTTTGAATACCGCCGTACCGGTTTCCCGGTGCTGCCGCGCGGAGAAGGGATTGTAGCCGGTGTGGGCATGCCTGCCCGTATGAAATTCCCGATCATCGTACAGACCATCAACGCAGCCAACTACCAGAACGTAGTGCAGGCCATGGGTGGAGATGATATTGCTACCAGAGTATGGTGGCAGAAATAACGATCGAATTGAGCAGTTTATAATTAGATTATTTAGAGGCGAAGACCTGAGCGGATATAACCCGCCCAGGTCTTCGCTTTTTCAATAACCCAATAAGCCAATTATTAATTAATTAAATGATACTGGTCAAAATCCGTAAAGGTCAAAGTCGACAAATCGCAGTATATTTAGACACCACAAAATCTAACTTATCGCTAACGAGATGACACTACGCAAGATTTATTCTCTGGCCTCCCTGTTGCTGTGTGGAATGGCACAGCCTTGTCTGGCACAGAATACGCCGGTTTCCCGGTATGACCATCATGAGGCATTTTCCCCTTTGTTTTATCCGTCTAACGGAAATGAATACAGGAGCGCGGGAGGACAGCCCGGGCCTAAATACTGGCAAAATGCCGCCGACTATAAGATAACCGTCGCCCTGGATACCCTGCAACACCGCATATCCGGCAGCGTATTGATCACTTATAAAAACAACAGCCCAGACCATCTGCCTTTCCTGTGGCTGCAGATGGACCAGAACGTGTACCGCGAGGATTCCCGCGGCACCGCCACGGTAGCGGCCACTGGCGACCGGTTTGCCAACCGTACCTTTACCAAAGGGTTTGAACTGAAGTCGGTAGATGTGGTGAGCAATGGCAAAAGCAGCGCTGCCAAATACCTGGTAGACGATACAAGAATGCAGGTACGGCTCTCAGACGCCCTGAAGCCGGGAGGCAACCTGCAATTGAAAATAGATTATAGCTATACCATACCGGAATATGGTACTGACCGTACCGGCCGCCTAAACACCCGTCACGGATGGATATACGAAATTGCCCAGTGGTACCCCCGCATGGCCGTGTACGACGATGTGCTGGGCTGGAACAATATTCCTTACCTGGGAGCATCTGAGTTTTACCTGGAGTACGGCAACTTCGATTATACTATTACCGCCCCGGCCAACATGGTGGTGGTAGGCTCCGGCGCGCTCGTCAATGAGGCACAGGTACTGAACAGCACGGAAGCGGCCCGCATTGCCAAAGCGCGCAACAGCGACGCTACCGTGATGATCCGCGATACCACCGAATTTCATAATGCTGCCGTAAAAGGTAACCGTACCTGGCATTTCGTCTGTAAAGAATCCCGCGATGTGGCATGGGCCGCTTCCGGCGCTTTCATATGGGATGCTGCCCGTATGAACCTGCCTGGTGGCAAAACAGCGCTGGCACAGTCGGTATATCCGGCCGAATCAGCTGCCCCCAATGCCTGGCGCCGTTCTACGGAGTTTGTAAAAGGCTGTATTGAACATTACTCCAGCCAATGGTATCCCTATACCTATCCTGTGGCGACGAACGTGGCCGGGATAGTAGGCGGGATGGAATACCCCGGCATCGTGTTCTGCTCTGCCAAGTCCACCAAAGGCGGCCTGTGGGGCGTTACCAGCCATGAGTTCGGCCATAACTGGTTCCCGATGATCGTCGGTTCCAATGAACGTAAATATGCCTGGATGGATGAAGGCTTCAATACTTTCATCAATGGTATCGCGGCGGCGTCCTTTAACAAGGGAGAATTCAACACGGAACAGTCCGGCCAGCGCGCGGCGGCTTCCATGTTCGGCTCCAATGCGGAAGCCATCATGAACACGCCCGATGTGATCGGTCTCCGCTACAACGGCGTGGCAGCCTATTTTAAACCTGCCATGGGCCTGAAACTGCTGCGTGACCAGATCCTGGGACATGAAAGATTTGACTATGCCTTCCGGGAATACATCAAACGATGGGCATTTAAACACCCAACACCGTGGGACTTCTTCCGTTCTATAGAGAATGCCGCAGGCGAAGACCTGGCGTGGTTCTGGCGGGGCTGGTTCTTCAATATCTGGAAACTGGACCAGGCGGTGAAGAGCGTAACCTACGTTGGCAGCGACCCGGCCAAAGGCGCTATCATTACCCTGCAAAACCTGGAACAGCTGCCTATGCCGGTAGTGATGACTGTCCGCACGGAGAGCGGCCGCGTTGATACCGTGCGCCTGCCGGTGGAAATCTGGCAGCGTGGCGCTACCTGGGCTTATCATCATCCGTCCAAAGAAAAACTCGTCAGCGTTATCATTGACCCGAAGGGCGATATGCCGGATATTAACCCGTCCAACAACAGCTGGAAAGCCGAAACCGGAAAACCGGTACCGGCGGGAACTACCGCGGCTACGGTGCTGAAAGGCTATGTCAACGCTATCGGCGGCAGCGAAAAACTGAAAGGCGTGAAAGATCTTTCCATAGAAGCACAGGGAGAAACACAAGGCACGGAAGTGGAATTGAAATCACTGTACAAGGTGCCCGGCAAAATCTGGCAGGCGGTCACTATTCCGGCTATCAACGGTGTGGCGTATAAAGTGGCTGTCAATGGAGACTCTGCGAGAATGTGGCAGATGGGCCGTGAAATACCGCTGGGGCCTTCCGAAAAAATAATGCTGAAAGAAAAAAACCAGCTGTTCCCCGAACTTTCCTGGCTGGAAACACCGGATAACGTGAAAGTGGAACTGGCGCCTCAAACAGAAACGGTCAATGATGAAGACGTATATGTACTGACCATCGCCACCGCCAACGGCAGCCTGCAAAAGAACTATTACAGCGCCAAAACAGGCCTGAAAGTACGCACCCTGCTGCTCAGCGGACAGGAAGGCTCACCGGCCAGCAATGCCGTAA
This sequence is a window from Chitinophaga varians. Protein-coding genes within it:
- a CDS encoding M1 family metallopeptidase; protein product: MTLRKIYSLASLLLCGMAQPCLAQNTPVSRYDHHEAFSPLFYPSNGNEYRSAGGQPGPKYWQNAADYKITVALDTLQHRISGSVLITYKNNSPDHLPFLWLQMDQNVYREDSRGTATVAATGDRFANRTFTKGFELKSVDVVSNGKSSAAKYLVDDTRMQVRLSDALKPGGNLQLKIDYSYTIPEYGTDRTGRLNTRHGWIYEIAQWYPRMAVYDDVLGWNNIPYLGASEFYLEYGNFDYTITAPANMVVVGSGALVNEAQVLNSTEAARIAKARNSDATVMIRDTTEFHNAAVKGNRTWHFVCKESRDVAWAASGAFIWDAARMNLPGGKTALAQSVYPAESAAPNAWRRSTEFVKGCIEHYSSQWYPYTYPVATNVAGIVGGMEYPGIVFCSAKSTKGGLWGVTSHEFGHNWFPMIVGSNERKYAWMDEGFNTFINGIAAASFNKGEFNTEQSGQRAAASMFGSNAEAIMNTPDVIGLRYNGVAAYFKPAMGLKLLRDQILGHERFDYAFREYIKRWAFKHPTPWDFFRSIENAAGEDLAWFWRGWFFNIWKLDQAVKSVTYVGSDPAKGAIITLQNLEQLPMPVVMTVRTESGRVDTVRLPVEIWQRGATWAYHHPSKEKLVSVIIDPKGDMPDINPSNNSWKAETGKPVPAGTTAATVLKGYVNAIGGSEKLKGVKDLSIEAQGETQGTEVELKSLYKVPGKIWQAVTIPAINGVAYKVAVNGDSARMWQMGREIPLGPSEKIMLKEKNQLFPELSWLETPDNVKVELAPQTETVNDEDVYVLTIATANGSLQKNYYSAKTGLKVRTLLLSGQEGSPASNAVTDYLEYRNVNGVQIPSRFRTTAGGFDTNVKVVKAAINSNLSDDVFTK